In one window of Brassica rapa cultivar Chiifu-401-42 chromosome A07, CAAS_Brap_v3.01, whole genome shotgun sequence DNA:
- the LOC103828518 gene encoding zinc finger CCCH domain-containing protein 18 isoform X1, which yields MNFTESMNVVHSRIQQLEPENASKIIGYLLMQDHGDLDMIRLAFCPDSVMHSMINFVKYELAKDPRYNSPPSDHAPTLSFGSFTGSSIQPPSVSVSPPLRTGYWENSTEVDSLHSNVQFLNFEDSMTSPEFSNGFFSRDHQCLPLRTSRRSPSLPEFPVKICHYFNKGYCKHGHNCRYFHGQIIPEREGFSQMFNPNNLSDEEHVVSPGSLEKLEGEIIELLKSRRGAPISIASLPMMYYEKYARTLQAEGYLTESQRHGKAGYSLTKLLARLNNTIRLIDRPHGQHSVILAEDVSKFVEYMGERNEHGAILPGSRQIYLTFPAESSFTEHDVSNYFSKFGHVEDVRIPCQQKRMFGFVTFVYTETVKLILVKGNPHFICGARVLVKPYREKSRSSRYLDNNKPLHRMRYGSQYIDRDLEMNTLPPRVSESSRLLRKQFLEEHEQSVSKSLPTNYSYLGFSDDFRTTSDAEQEEQVGRLCYLLDYLNTEENVMNITTNYKDTDRRIHCDPLDNQVLNLPESPFSSLSGKEISTVT from the exons ATGAATTTCACAGAATCGATGAACGTTGTGCACAGTAGAATCCAACAACTTGAACCTGAAAATGCATCAAAAATCATCGGTTATCTCTTGATGCAAGACCATGGGGACCTTGACATGATCCGTCTCGCCTTCTGTCCAGATTCTGTGATGCATTCCATGATCAACTTCGTGAAATACGAATTAGCTAAAGATCCTCGTTACAACAGCCCTCCTTCTGATCACGCTCCTACGCTTAGTTTCGGATCATTCACTGGTTCATCTATCCAGCCTCCCTCCGTTTCGGTTTCTCCTCCTCTGAGAACCGGTTATTGGGAGAACTCAACCGAGGTGGATTCGTTGCATAGCAATGTTCAGTTCTTGAACTTTGAGGATTCTATGACGAGCCCTGAGTTCTCTAATGGCTTCTTCTCTCGAGATCATCAATGCTTGCCTTTAAGAACAAGCAGGAGATCACCAAGTTTACCCGAGTTTCCAGTAAAAATATGTCATTACTTCAACAAAGGGTACTGCAAACATGGCCACAACTGCCGGTATTTCCACGGGCAGATCATACCGGAGAGAGAGGGTTTCTCTCAGATGTTTAATCCAAACAACTTAAGTGATGAAGAACATGTTGTTTCTCCCGGATCACTTGAGAAACTAGAAGGAGAGATCATCGAGCTGCTCAAATCGAGAAGAGGCGCTCCAATTTCCATTGCTTCTTTGCCAATGATGTACTATGAAAAATACGCAAGGACCCTTCAAGCTGAAGGATATCTCACAGAGTCACAAAGACATGGCAAAGCTGGCTATAGCCTCACCAAGCTTCTTGCTCGCTTGAACAACACAATCCGCCTCATCGATag GCCTCATGGTCAACATTCGGTCATATTAGCAGAAGATGTATCGAAGTTTGTGGAATACATGGGAGAGAGAAACGAACATGGAGCCATCCTTCCTGGTTCCAGGCAGATTTACTTGACCTTTCCGGCAGAGAGTAGTTTCACTGAACATGATGTCTCAAACTACTTCTCTAAATTCGGACATGTTGAAGATGTGAGGATTCCTTGTCAACAGAAGAGAATGTTTGGATTTGTAACATTTGTTTACACAGAAACCGTCAAACTCATTCTCGTTAAAGGCAATCCTCATTTCATATGCGGGGCCCGTGTTCTCGTCAAGCCTTACCGGGAAAAATCACGCTCTAGTCGATACCTTGACAACAACAAGCCTCTTCACAGGATGCGGTATGGCTCTCAATACATTGACAGAGACTTGGAGATGAACACAT TGCCACCACGAGTTAGCGAGAGCTCAAGACTACTGAGGAAGCAGTTTCTTGAGGAACATGAGCAATCAGTTTCGAAGTCTTTACCTACCAATTACTCTTATCTTGGCTTCTCCGATGACTTCAGGACAACATCAGATG cgGAGCAAGAGGAACAAGTAGGACGGTTGTGCTATCTGCTGGACTATTTGAACACTGAAGAAAATGTCATGAACATAACCACAAACTACAAAGACACTGATCG GAGAATCCATTGTGATCCTTTGGACAACCAAGTCTTGAACTTACCAGAGAGTCCTTTTTCTTCCCTTTCTGGGAAGGAGATTTCGACAGTTACCTAG
- the LOC103828518 gene encoding zinc finger CCCH domain-containing protein 18 isoform X2, whose protein sequence is MNFTESMNVVHSRIQQLEPENASKIIGYLLMQDHGDLDMIRLAFCPDSVMHSMINFVKYELAKDPRYNSPPSDHAPTLSFGSFTGSSIQPPSVSVSPPLRTGYWENSTEVDSLHSNVQFLNFEDSMTSPEFSNGFFSRDHQCLPLRTSRRSPSLPEFPVKICHYFNKGYCKHGHNCRYFHGQIIPEREGFSQMFNPNNLSDEEHVVSPGSLEKLEGEIIELLKSRRGAPISIASLPMMYYEKYARTLQAEGYLTESQRHGKAGYSLTKLLARLNNTIRLIDRPHGQHSVILAEDVSKFVEYMGERNEHGAILPGSRQIYLTFPAESSFTEHDVSNYFSKFGHVEDVRIPCQQKRMFGFVTFVYTETVKLILVKGNPHFICGARVLVKPYREKSRSSRYLDNNKPLHRMRYGSQYIDRDLEMNTLPPRVSESSRLLRKQFLEEHEQSVSKSLPTNYSYLGFSDDFRTTSDAEQEEQVGRLCYLLDYLNTEENVMNITTNYKDTDRYNEYDLNTHLDLSSLFD, encoded by the exons ATGAATTTCACAGAATCGATGAACGTTGTGCACAGTAGAATCCAACAACTTGAACCTGAAAATGCATCAAAAATCATCGGTTATCTCTTGATGCAAGACCATGGGGACCTTGACATGATCCGTCTCGCCTTCTGTCCAGATTCTGTGATGCATTCCATGATCAACTTCGTGAAATACGAATTAGCTAAAGATCCTCGTTACAACAGCCCTCCTTCTGATCACGCTCCTACGCTTAGTTTCGGATCATTCACTGGTTCATCTATCCAGCCTCCCTCCGTTTCGGTTTCTCCTCCTCTGAGAACCGGTTATTGGGAGAACTCAACCGAGGTGGATTCGTTGCATAGCAATGTTCAGTTCTTGAACTTTGAGGATTCTATGACGAGCCCTGAGTTCTCTAATGGCTTCTTCTCTCGAGATCATCAATGCTTGCCTTTAAGAACAAGCAGGAGATCACCAAGTTTACCCGAGTTTCCAGTAAAAATATGTCATTACTTCAACAAAGGGTACTGCAAACATGGCCACAACTGCCGGTATTTCCACGGGCAGATCATACCGGAGAGAGAGGGTTTCTCTCAGATGTTTAATCCAAACAACTTAAGTGATGAAGAACATGTTGTTTCTCCCGGATCACTTGAGAAACTAGAAGGAGAGATCATCGAGCTGCTCAAATCGAGAAGAGGCGCTCCAATTTCCATTGCTTCTTTGCCAATGATGTACTATGAAAAATACGCAAGGACCCTTCAAGCTGAAGGATATCTCACAGAGTCACAAAGACATGGCAAAGCTGGCTATAGCCTCACCAAGCTTCTTGCTCGCTTGAACAACACAATCCGCCTCATCGATag GCCTCATGGTCAACATTCGGTCATATTAGCAGAAGATGTATCGAAGTTTGTGGAATACATGGGAGAGAGAAACGAACATGGAGCCATCCTTCCTGGTTCCAGGCAGATTTACTTGACCTTTCCGGCAGAGAGTAGTTTCACTGAACATGATGTCTCAAACTACTTCTCTAAATTCGGACATGTTGAAGATGTGAGGATTCCTTGTCAACAGAAGAGAATGTTTGGATTTGTAACATTTGTTTACACAGAAACCGTCAAACTCATTCTCGTTAAAGGCAATCCTCATTTCATATGCGGGGCCCGTGTTCTCGTCAAGCCTTACCGGGAAAAATCACGCTCTAGTCGATACCTTGACAACAACAAGCCTCTTCACAGGATGCGGTATGGCTCTCAATACATTGACAGAGACTTGGAGATGAACACAT TGCCACCACGAGTTAGCGAGAGCTCAAGACTACTGAGGAAGCAGTTTCTTGAGGAACATGAGCAATCAGTTTCGAAGTCTTTACCTACCAATTACTCTTATCTTGGCTTCTCCGATGACTTCAGGACAACATCAGATG cgGAGCAAGAGGAACAAGTAGGACGGTTGTGCTATCTGCTGGACTATTTGAACACTGAAGAAAATGTCATGAACATAACCACAAACTACAAAGACACTGATCGGTACAATGAATATGATCTTAACACACATTTAGACCTTTCCTCTTTATTTGATTGA